One window of Desulfobacca acetoxidans DSM 11109 genomic DNA carries:
- a CDS encoding YkgJ family cysteine cluster protein, with protein sequence MPSMKNVKPVQLSLNSRFRFKCYPGISCFTECCGRIDIPLTPYDIIRLKKRLGISSTEILHLYTRSELDAKSGLPLVFLRMSPENNNKCPFVTSEGCTIYSDRPCACRYYPIGQATLQREEGLGGIQEFYFLIKEPYCKGHEEETEWTVASWRVDQEPDLYDEMNREWKAMMLRRDADARQAIDEKKQKMFYLASYDPDNFRRFVLESRFLKIFDVDPKTVAAIQQDDIALMKFAFQYLKYLLVIEQSMNLKEDVNTAPPAA encoded by the coding sequence ATGCCAAGTATGAAAAATGTAAAACCGGTTCAACTAAGCCTCAACAGCCGGTTTAGATTTAAATGCTATCCGGGCATCTCTTGTTTTACCGAGTGTTGCGGCCGGATTGATATTCCCCTCACTCCCTATGACATCATCCGCTTGAAAAAGCGGCTGGGTATCTCTTCAACAGAAATCCTGCACCTCTACACCCGGTCGGAGCTGGATGCAAAATCGGGCCTGCCCCTGGTCTTCCTCCGCATGTCGCCGGAAAACAACAATAAGTGCCCCTTTGTCACCTCCGAGGGTTGCACCATCTATTCCGACCGGCCCTGCGCCTGCCGCTACTATCCTATCGGGCAGGCCACCCTGCAACGTGAGGAGGGTCTGGGAGGCATCCAGGAATTTTACTTTCTCATCAAGGAACCCTATTGTAAGGGACATGAGGAAGAGACGGAATGGACCGTGGCCTCCTGGCGGGTGGATCAGGAACCCGATCTCTATGATGAAATGAACCGCGAATGGAAGGCCATGATGCTGCGGCGGGACGCCGATGCCCGCCAGGCTATCGATGAAAAGAAACAGAAAATGTTCTATCTGGCCAGTTATGACCCGGACAACTTCCGCCGTTTCGTCTTAGAGAGCAGATTTTTGAAAATCTTTGACGTTGATCCCAAGACCGTTGCCGCCATTCAGCAAGATGACATTGCCCTGATGAAATTTGCCTTTCAGTACCTCAAGTACCTCCTGGTCATCGAACAGAGCATGAATCTGAAGGAAGACGTTAACACGGCGCCGCCAGCCGCCTAA